CCGGATCGATCTGGTTTCACGAGGACTGCTCGGACTGACGGCATCCTGTGCCCGCTGCCATGACCATAAATTCGATCCTGTGCCGATTAAAGATTACTACTCGCTCTACAGCGTGTTTGTCAGCAGTTATGAGCCCGAAGAAAAAGATTTGCCTTTGATCGGCAAGCCTAAGTCAGAGAAGGCTTATGAGAAGTATCAGGAAGAGCGGGCCAAACGCCAGAAAAAAGTAGACGATTATGTACATGCGGAAGCGGACAAATTCCGCGCACAAGCCCGTCTGTCCGTCGGCGAGGTATTACAGGCGGTTGCAGAAAAACAGAACCTGGCCCAAGGGGATGAAAAACCTCAGTATGCTAAAGAAGCACCTCATCGGCGGTATGTGGACCTATGGCGTGCTTTTCTGGCACGAAAATCCAAGGACTATCGTTCGGTATTTGCTCCCTGGTCGGAATTTGCTGGACTCAAAAAACAGAAAGGTGATTTTGCCAGACAGTCAGCTGAAATCATTGAAAAACTATCGCAAGCGGAAGCTGAGACTGATCCGAATAAACGTATTAATCGCCTGGTGATCCATGCTCTCAAAAACAACCCCCCGGAATCGATGTACGATGTCTGTCGGGTTTATGGAAGCGTTTTTAAGGAGGTTGAACAGGCCTGGTTGAAAACTGTTGCTGACGCTGCTAAAGCCAAAACTGCCGCTCCTGAGAAGCTGGACGATCCGGCCGCTGAAGAACTGCGACAGATTTTATATCACTCTGAGACCCCTACTGCCAGCAATGATGAAGTGGCTCTCAGCATGTTCAATCGGGCACAGCGAAATCGCATCCGTCAGCTCGAAAAAGAACTGGCTACATTGGATGTCACCTCTCCGGGAGCACCACCGCGGGCGATGGTAATGTACGATAAAGATCAGCCGGTCACCTCCTTCGTACATTTGCGTGGAAATCCGGGCCGACGTGGTGATAAGGTGCCACGACAGTTTTTCCGGATTCTGGCAGGCGAGGATCGGCAGCCGTTTGCGAAAGGCAGTGGTCGACTGGAACTGGCTCAGGCAATCGCCTCGGCTGATAACCCTCTCACAGCGCGGGTCTTCGTGAACCGGGTCTGGATGCATCACTTCGGGGAAGGACTGGTTCGTACTCCCAGCGATTTTGGCGTCCGCAGTGATCCTCCAACACACCCGAAGCTGTTAGATTATCTGGCGTCCCGCTTCATGGATGAGGGCTGGTCCGTGAAAAAACTCCATAAACTGATCATGTTGTCTGCGACTTATAAGCAGGGAGCACAGGATAATCCAGAGGCTGTTCTGGTTGATGCCGACAACCGTCTGTTATGGAAACATGTTCCTCGACGACTGAGTTTTGAAGCAATGCGTGACTCCATCCTGTTTGTCTCCGGGCAACTGTCGGATGATCGAGGGGGGCGGAGTTTCCAGATCGATCAGATACCGACGGAACCCCGACGAACGGTTTACAGTTTTATCGACCGAAATAATCTGCCCAACGTATTTCGGACGTTTGATTTTGCCAATGTAGAATCCAGTACCGCAGAACGGCCTTACACGACAGTACCACAGCAGGCATTGTTTGCGATGAACAGTCCGCTCTTACTGGAACAGTCGGCTTTACTGGTGAAAGATCTCGACCTGGAAAAGGTTGCTGCCGAGAAAGGCATTGAGGCAGCGATTACACAGCTCTACCAGCGGGTGCTGGCACGAAAGCCTGCCCAGGAAGAAATTGAATTAGGGCGACAGTTTCTGGAACACCACCGGGATCAGGTTAAAACTCCTGCCCGAATGAGTGGCTGGGAAAAATATGCCCAGGTGCTTTGCACTTCAAATGAATTCATGTTTGTAGACTAAGTCTTTCTTCAAAAGATTCGAATAGAATTGGGAGCCTGAACTCATGGCTGATACTATCCCACATTTCAATATTGATCCGATTTTAACGCGGCGACAGATGTTGCAGCGGTGCGGTACCGGTCTGGGCTCGCTCGGACTCGCCTCACTGATGGCTTCTGAAGGAATGTTGAATTCTGCTGAGGGAGCTTCTGGGGTCAATACAGAATCGCCAATGGCACCGAAAACCTCTCATTTTCCGGGTAAAGCCAAGCACGTCATTCATATATTCCTGAATGGTGGGGCCTCTCAAGTCGATACATTCGACCCCAAGCCTGCGCTGGCGAAGTACACTGGTAAGATGCTGCCGACGGAAAACCTGCGGACAGAACGGAAAACCGGGGCCGCCCTGCCCTCACCGTTTAAATTTAAAAAGTACGGCGAGAGTGGTCTCGAAGTCAGCGAGCTGTTCTCTGAACTGGGAGACTGTGTCGACGATATCGCTTTCGTGCGGTCGATGTATACCAACGTGCCGAACCATGAGCCTTCTTTGATGATGATGAATTGTGGCGACCTGATTCAGCCACGCCCGAGTATGGGAGCCTGGGTGACTTATGGTTTGGGGACCGAAAACCAGAATCTCCCCGGTTTCGTAGTGATGTGCCCAGGTGGATATCCGATTACGGAGTCTGCTAACTGGCGTTCTGCTTTTCTGCCGGGTGCCTATCAGGGAACGCACATCGATACCAAACATACTGATATTGAGAAACTGATCAGCAATATCAGAAATAAGAAGCAGTCCCTGCCTGAGCAGCGTCGACAGCTTGACCTGTTGCAGGCTTTGAACCGTCGTCACCAGGAAGCACGGGCCCAGGAGTCTGCCCTGGAGTCCCGGATTCAGTCATTTGAGCTGGCTTATCGTATGCAGATGCAGGCATCAGATGTATTTGACGTCAGCCAGGAGCCACAGCACATCCACGAGATGTACGGTTCTGGAGTGCATGCCCGTCAGATGATGATTGCACGCCGATTGGTGGAACGTGGTGTCCGCTACGTGCAACTCTGGCATGGTGCCGGTCAGCCCTGGGACAACCATGATGAAATTGAGAAGAATCATCGACGTCTGGCTGGTGAGTGTTCTCAGGGAATTGCAGCATTACTCAAAGACCTGAAACAGCGTGGATTATTGCAGGATACGATCGTTGTTTGTGGTGGCGAATTTGGACGGACCCCGGTTGTTGAGCTCCCTACACCCGGAGCTAATGCTGGCAAAATGAATGGTCGTGACCACAACAACCATGGATTCACCGTCTGGCTGGCTGGAGGTGGAGTGAAAGGTGGGCAAGCCTACGGGGCAACCGATGAATTCGGATTTGCTGCTGTTGAAAATAAGGTGCATGTGCATGACCTGCATGCGACACTCTTGAAGCTGCTCGGATTTGATCATGAACGCCTGACCTACCGCTTTGCAGGTCGCGACTTCAGGTTGACTGATGTTCACGGCCGTGTTGTGGATGAACTGATTGCCTGAATCTGATTTCGAATTAACCACCGCAAAGGCCTGCTAAATCGTTTCTACCAGATTAGTGGACAAAGAAATCCCCTGCTTTCGTTGAATCTGTCGGTTGCGTGCTTGACCTGTTCCCTAAAAAAAGGAAGTATTGTTCTGGTATCAGGAAACTTAAGAAAGGATTCAGGAGCATTACTTTAGGGAAATATTCTGTGAGGCGGAAGAGGGGAATTGCGTGGCAGGTGATAATGAGCGCATCAAACTGACTCTGGAGTTACTGGGGACAGGACTCTATCCCGTCATTGAGCAGGAAATGAAATCGGTTTACCAGGACACCTGGATTGACCGTGCCAAAGAGAGTTTCCGTAACTCTCCCCTGACTTCACAGCCTGAAGGTGACGCAATCCGCTGGGACGCGCACTCAACACTTCTGATTTTGTGGGATCACTGGAACAGCGTCTTTCGTAACCGTTTCACTCCTCTGGAACGCAGCTTTGTGGGCGAACTGAGAGAGTATCGAAACCGCTGGGCTCATCAGAGCCAGATTAACACTGACGATACACTCCGTATTCTGGATACCGCTGCCCGTTTGCTGTCCGCCGCTGGTGCGAGGAAAGAAGCACAGCAACTCCAGAAAGAACGTGATCAATTGCTGTATCAGATCCTGCAGTACCAGGAGCAGGTAATTGTCGATTCCCCGGATAACCGCAGGGAGCGTCTGCGTGATGCGATCGTCTTTCTTGTCTGCGGAATCGTGATCGATCTGGGAATCTTCTTTTCTTACGGCACTGGTGGTTTGGCAATTCTGTTTGCTATCTTCGTCACAGCCGTATTCGTGTTTCTGGCTTACCAGCGCTGGGTAACACCTGATAAGCCATCCTACGGTGCACACGAATGCACGAATTGTGGGAAAATTATCTACGGAGAGTCCTGCCCATATTGCAGTGAAACGACGGTGAATACATAAAGAACCGTCGCCTCTTTTTAACTGCTGATCGTATTTTAAGAAAGTGGTTCAATCGAGCCATTCATCAGCAGGGTCGAACTTCGGAAAAACGATGTTGATAATTTTCATGGTGCCGATAGCGCGATGACGGACCCCGGGAGGTATTACGATAGACATTCCGGCGTGTACAGGGATGATTTCGTCATCGAGTTGCATTTGAGCATCTTCACCACACTCCAGGAAGTAGTACGTCTCTGTCAGTTTGCGATGATAGTGCAGCTCAGCTGTTTCTGAGATCTCGGTAACGTGCAGGGTTCCGGGAAACTCATCCACATCAGCAAATGCACGGCGGGCAGTTCCACAAGGGCAAGCGGTCCCTTCGATCTGAGCGAAGTCAGCAACGTGATATTTTTTTTGAGTCGATTCCTGCATGGGGAATGCCCTTTCGAGGGAAACAGGCTGATTTAAAGATAGCTAATGGCTAATTACTTTCAGTATAACAAGGCGATCCAGCTAGCAAAATCCTTACGATGATTTATTGATTTCATCGAGCAGCACTCTGAGAAAAGGTTCCACATCAGTAACCAGCCCGACTGTCTGAAACGTGCCGCGATCTGCCAGTTTAGTGACAGTAGCCGGGTTAATATCCACACAGACCACTCTGACACTGGCCGGTAACAGATTCCCGACAGCGATCGAATGCAGAGTGGTAGCGATCATCAGACAGAAAGAGACTCCCTCTACCATTTCACGCATTTTTCGCTGCGCATCGACCGTATCTGTGATGACATCCGGCAAGGGGCCATCATCACGAATACTTCCCGCCAGCAGGAAGGGGACCTGATTCTTCACGCATTCATACATGATCCCTGATGTTAAGACCCCCTGCTCAACTGCATTTTGAATACTACCCAGACGACGAATCCGGTTGATTGATCGTAAATGGTGTTCGTGACCTTCTTCACTGGATCCACCATGTTCCATTGAGATTCCCAGGCTGGTCCCGTAAAACGATTCTTCGATGTCGTGGGTGGCCAGAGCGTTCCCGGCGAACAGCAGATTGACATACCCTTCCCTGATTAACTCGCTGAAATAAGCTCTACTCCCGGTATGTACTACCGCAGGACCGGCGACCACCAGTATCTTTCCGGCCCCCTGTTTCGCGCGTCGCATCTCGGCGGCGATTTCACGGACGGTAACGCCCTTGGGTTTCTCACTTGAAACTGTACTGTTCATGAATGAAAAACCGGCAACCTCCGGTGCACCTCGATCTATGGGAAAGACACGAGTGCCCCGGGTACCCAGTACGACCAGTTCACCCTCCTGAACATCAGCCATCGGCAGGCAGTGAGCTGATTTATGATCTTTACTCACCACGATGCCGCAATCCATTTCCTGTAGCGATACCGGAATCCAGTTTCCATCTACACGGATCTCGGTTTTCTGATTGGTTGTGCAATAGAACCCTTCCGGGAATGCACCACCCATGTCAGCCTGTGCCAGAAGACAGTCATGCTGTTCCAAGGGAACGGCCCCATGCTGGGCAATCTGAGTCAGGATTGTCTGCAGCGTTTCTTCATTGGGGGCCGTGACTTTGATCTGGGCTCGACTGCTGTCAGACCGGGAATGACCAATTGAAATCTCATCAATCGAGAAATCACCACCTAAAACCGTAATTTCATCCAGAATCTTGGGCAGGAGCAGACTGTCGATGATATGGCCCTGTAATTCGATTTCTTCGCTGACACTGAGTGAACTCTGCTTTTGGAGATCGGATGGTTTATCGGTTGTATCACCCATAACTGGCTCACCTTTCTAAATCAGTCATTTTGACAGGCGAAAAGGACTGATTGATACTGGATTTGGAGAGATCTCTTTTCATAATTCTACGTAATTCAGCTAAAAATCATACACCCAAAATTTGTTTGAACTCCTGACTATCAAATTATTTGCTGTCTTTTTAAGATTTTGCAGGCAGATGGGAATTTTTCGCGACAGACACGATATGAGCGGGAAATTCGATTTTCAGGTGCTGGCTGCTGAGTTCACTGAGATCAGGATAACAGCATTCGATTGACTTTGCCTGAATTCAATCTCATTAGAGAATCTCTGTCACGTCGAGGGGCTGATTGCCTGATCTGTCAGCGTCATCCTGGTAAATGTATTTAAGAATTATCGGCCAGCTTGATTGAATGTAGCTCACTGATTCAGGGTATCGATGGCGACAGGCTCATACAGTCTTGATTCTATACATATTTAATGAATATCATATCTGTTTCTGCACTTGGATCTCTGGGTAGAAGATTCTGAATTTCTGATCAGGTTCTATCTGGAGAATGTATTCTGTTTCAACCTGTTTCCCAAATTGTAATGTTCCTGGTATGGTCAGAATTGGAATAATAGGGCTCGGCCCATATTGGGAGCAGCGCTATGAACCCGTCCTGCGGATGATGGATCAAAGAATCCAGATCAAAGCCGTCTATGATCCGGTGCGCAGTCGAGCGGAACAGGTTTCATCTCAATGGAATGCAGCGGTCGCCTCAGGGATTGAGGCATTGACCACCCGGTATCCCGTTGACGCTTTCCTGCTGTTAAATTCAGAATGGATGAATCACTATCCATTGAAGGTGCTGAGTCAGCAGCATCGCCCCGTGTATATTGCCGGCAGTCTGGGAGAAGATCTGAATCTCCTGGGGGAAATTCATGAGCGGGCAACCGATCAGCTGGTGACATTAATGCCGGAATTCAGCCGTCGTTATTCCCAGGCCACCAGTCGTTTTTTTGAACTGGTTGTCACCCGGCTTGGTAAGCCGGTTTCGATCCATCTGCAAACCTGTCGGCCTGCAGCTGATCAACAGGTGGAGATTCCGGGGCAGAAAAATGAAACTGATTTTCTGGTCGGATTAATCGACTGGTGTTGTTACGTCATGCGCACCAAGCCGGTTAAAGTCCATTCCAGTTTCCATTCAGACTCGAGTATTCAGTCAGAAGATCACTGGAGAATTAAAATCGAATTTCTACCGGATCCGGTCACTGCTGCCGAGCGTTTTGCACTGATTGATATTAAACAACATCAGCAGTCAACCGATTCACTTTATCCCCGACATCAGGTTCATTGCCGGAACGGTCACGCAGAATTTCATTCACCGGATGAGATCCATTGGGAAAATGACACAGAAACGATGACGGAATCACTAAAAAGTGACCGTCAGGAACTGGAAGTCATGCTGGATCACTTTTGTCGCAGAGCTGTGGGCGGGATTATTCCTGTGGCAAATATCAGAGATGTCTGTCAGGCAATCCGGCTGGTTCAACTGGCCCGCTGCAGTCTGGAATCAGGGACGCCTCAATTATATCAGGTCGATTAAACTGCAGCCCGATTCTTTGGATCCGAACAGCAGTCTAGATAGTGCCGCTCAGCGTTTCTTATATTGCTTTTGAGCATGCGGGTGGGCTTTTTCATAGGTCTCTCGCAGGCGGGCAGTGCTGACGTGGGTGTAGATCTGTGTGGTTGTCAGACTTTTGTGCCCCAGCATTTCCTGAACACTTCTCAAATCGGCACCGCCATCCAGTAGATGTGTAGCGAAGCTGTGCCGCAGTGTATGTGGGCTGGTCTTTTTATCCAGGCCTGTCTGCAGCAGGTATTTCTCCAGCATCCGGCCGACGCTACGAGATGTCAGTCGCGTTTTTAGCCGGTTCAGAAAAAGAGCATCTGCATCAGGATGAAATTCTGGCTTACCCTCACGTTCTGCTGTCCAGCGCTGGAGTGCTTTGGCGGCATAACTGCCGATGGGAGCAATACGTTCCTTGCGGCCTTTTCCAAGCACTCGAATGATATTTGCATCCTGATCCCAGTCGCTTACATTGAGTGCCACGAGTTCGGAAACACGTAGCCCTGCTGAATACAGCGTTTCCAGAATGGCTCTGTCTCTTAAGCCCATTTTCTGATTGGCAGGTGGCGCTTCCAGGAGCGCACCAATCTGATCTGTTGTTAAAAAATGAGGCAGTTTTCTTCCGGTCCGCGGAGTTCGTAGCGGCTTGGCCGGATTCGTTTGAGTGAATCCTTCGCGGCAACAGTAACGAAAAAAACTCCGCAGGCACGCCAGGCGTCTGGCAATCGTAGTCTTTTCGTACTGACACTCATGTAAGTACGCGACGTAACGTCGTAATTCGCTGATTCCGATCTGATCGGGCGACAGGAGCGTCTCTTCGTACTCGGTCAGATATTCCAGCAGGCTTCCCAAGTCTTCTGAATACGATTTCAAGGTCAGTTCAGATGCATTTCGTTCGATATCGAGGTACCTGAGGAAACTGTCAATCGCATCGTGCAGTTCAACTGGCCTGACATGCTCAGAGGATATCATGTGAATGCTGGTCTGGCTGAATGAATGAGTGGATTTCAGAGTCTGAGAGAAATGCTGTCAGCATCGTTCTCATGCAGTTTTGCGTAATCTGCCAGTTTGCTGTTCCTGTTCAGCTTCCCGTCTCAGTTTTCTGACTTTCTGACTCATGACTGCTGCATCATACCAGGTGAAGCTCAACTCTTTATCTGCTGCGTATTGTCCCAGTGTTTGAAGCATCTGGGAAGAACTGGCATCGTCATACAGAAAAACATAGCGTTCTGAATCTTTTACCAATGCAACGACATTCATTTGTTGTTTCACAGTAGCAGTCCTTTTTTATTCATCAGAGCACTTATGTCAGAGACAGGATTGGTTGGAAGTGCTCAAGCAACCGCGCTAATTAATATCGGCGGTTAAGAGGTGGGGTTATCGATATTTTCTGACCTTGAAGATCATCTGGTGCTCAGCCTGACCACCATGTAGTGTTAACATCTCTACAATCATTAAATGTGCTGTAAACCGTATAAAGTCTTCACTCCGATGCAGGTAAGCTTCCCAGCCTCCACTGCGGCGGTCTCCGCTGACTTCCAGATAATCACGTAAGTTGGCGACCAGAGCGGCGTCAGAACCGTCAAACAGCCGTGTATAAGACATGAATGGCTGGCGAGGATCACAGACGCCGATTTCAGTCGCAGCGGTGGGAGGGCAAAATTCACCAAACTGCTTCGTGTATGAAGGAGTTGCAGTAGAATTTGTTTCGGGAAGGTGATGTGGGGAGGGAGAAGGTGCCTCCATTGATTTTTGAACTGTTGGCGAGTTCACAGCAGGTTTAGCTTTCAGTGGAAGCTGACCAAAGGGGGATGTTGAATCGGCACCCTGATTCGATTGGGCAGAGACTTGGATCACCTGCTGCTGGTTTTGTGTATACGGCCAGGATGCAAGTGGCTCTTCGGATTGACCTCTGAAAACTGGTTCGGATGCAGGCTCAGGTATCTGGGATTCAGGTGGACATTCAGCCGATGCGGATTCCTTATATGATTTGAATTTAGCTTTCATCTCCTGACGGGTGTGTTTCCGTTCCAGATGATTGGAATACCGGACTTCTTTTTTGGCTTCATGATTCACAATCCGATCCAGTTTAAACACCTGGTTCAGGACTGATTTTTTCTCGCGCCGCTCTTCTACCAGAAGTGGAACTCCGGGAGTAAATTCCTGGGCATGAGGCGAGTACCAGGAGACCTGCAATCCAATTCGAGGCGGATAATAGGGGGAGTAATCAGTGACTGCACCGATCACAACGGCATCAACGTCAAGAACTTTCGCCAGCTTGAGCACGTCATCCGGATTATTCATCTGCAGCTGATGTTCCACCATCGCCACTTCAGCAACACCGACTGGTAAGACCTGAAAACCTGGGACCTTCTGTAGTTCTGAATAATAGGCGAGGGCAAACCGGCGTCCGTCGACTTCTGGCTCCTGGCTCAAATTAAAAAAAGGAACTACAGCAACGGTTTTGAGTCTCGGATTTGGATTGGTCACAGTGGTCCGCATGATCACGCACCCTGTCAGGCTCGACAAACCAATCAATATTGCCAAAATACGAGTCAGCACCAGATCATTTCCCGCGGTGGAGGTTAGAATAAAGCGATATCGACTTTATCGGCATAATCGGTAGGGTGACTTCAATGAGAAATATTTTGTTATTCCCCCTATATTCACATCGTTGATTTGAAAGATTCTGCTGTCGTTAACCGAGTAAGAGCCTGATTTGGTCAGTATTTTCAGTTGTCTAATCCCCTGTTAAAATAAAAACTCAGTACCCAAGTTTTGTCATATTTTCAATTTGAACGAACATGAATCAAACTTTACCCCCTAAGCCCGCGTCTCGTCCTGCCGTCTGTTATGGGACTCTTAAGCTCGAGTCGCGATATCTCCTTTCTCCATTAGCGGGCTATACAAATTTACCTTTTCGACGAATTGTCAGAGAACTGGGTGGTGTCGGGCTGGCAACCACCGATCTGGTGAATGCACGGGGCCTGCTGGAAGGAAGTGAGAAAACGCTTCAGTTGATTCAAACCTGTCCAGAGGACTCCCCCTTCGCAGTGCAAATCTTCGGTAGTAAACCGGAATACATGCGGGATGCGGCACAGTTACTTGAGTCCCGCGGGGTCGATTCCATCGATATTAATATGGGTTGCCCGGTGAATCGGATTGTCAAGGGGGGCGCCGGGGCCAGTATGATGTGTCGCCCCAGTGACACAGTTTCCCTGGTGCAGACTGTAGTAGATGCTGTCAAAATTCCCGTCACAGTCAAGATGCGGCTCGGTTGGGATGATTCTGATTTATCAGCCCCCTTCTTTGCCCGGGAGTTCGAGCAGGTGGGAATCGTGGCAGTTGCCATCCATGGTCGTACTCGCGAGCAGGGGTTTAAGGGAACTGTAAATCATGATGGCATCCGGCAAGTCGTAGAAGCTGTAGAGTCCATTCCCGTAATAGGCAATGGTGATGTCACCTCGATCGCGGATGCGGATTTCATGCTGAAAACGACAGGTTGTGCAGGGGTATCGATTGGACGCGGAGCACTGGCAAACCCATGGATCTTCAGGCAGCTCGTGCAATGGGAGCAGACAGGGGACTGTGATCCCCCGGGTAATTTTGATGAGCGGCTTGAACTCCTCTTAAGGCAGTTTCGCTATCTGTTGGAGATGACCACCGAGAATCGGGCGATCTCCATGTTTCGGAAAATGGGGCACTGGTATTTGAAATCGATGCGCGTCAAACCGGCATTGCGACATGAATTCCAGTGTGCCCAGACACTGGCAGACTTTGATCAGGCGATCCGCAATATTGCGTCGCAAGGACCCACTTCCGGATCGCGGACAGGCACATTACCTGATATGCATATCCCCGTGCCTGGTGGGCCGGTGGAACGCTGGTAAGTATTTGACTAGACGTCAGCGTCGATTTCTTCCATCAGAGAGGGGTCAAGTTCGATACGTAGCTTACTGATTCTGCGTTCGTCCGACTCGATGACCTCAATACGCAACTGTTGCCAGGTCATGGTTTCTCCCGGTAGCGGGACTTTACCGAACTGGGTGATTACGAATCCTCCAATCGTATCGAAGTCTTTGCCTTCAGGCAGCCCATAATCATATTGTTCATTCAGATCATCGATATGAACGCGGGCATCGACTTCCACCAGGTTTTCACCCAGTTCAAAAATCATCTGCTCCTCTTCTTCATCAAATTCATCGACGATATCCCCCACAATTTCTTCGAGAACATCTTCCATGGTGACGAGACCCGCTACTCCGCCGTATTCGTCGATAACGATTGCCATGTGAACATGTTCTTTCTGCATGGTTTCCAGCAGAGAATCGATTCCGGTCGTTTCAGGGATGTAGAAGGGGGTAAACATCAGATCCTTGATCGTGAGCTGTTCCGCTGAGTTCAGGTTCTGATTTTCTTTGGAGTAATGCTTAAGAAGTTCCCGGGCATAGAGAATGCCGACGATGTCGTCTGTAGATTCTCCAATTACAGGGATCCGGGAATGTCCTACATCGATAAATTTGAGCAGCGCTTCATCCAGCGTTGCAGTTACGGAAATGTATTCCATATCCATTCGCTGGGTCATGATAGCTCCGACGTCCTCATCCTGCAGTTCCATCACTCGCTGGATCATCTTGCCTGCTTCCGACTCCAGAATGCCTCCTCGGGCTCCTTCTTCTACTACCGAGAGGATTTCTTCACTGATGTTTGCCTCGCGGCCGTTCTTGTTCTCTTCTTTCCCTGCCAACCGGTGTGAGAATTCATCGATTTTCCAGGACAGCCACGTGACTGGGCTCAGGAAAACGGGGATCCAGCGTACCAGTGGCCAGGATCGTTGCAGGAATTGTTCTCCTGCGATACGGGACAGGGTCCAGGGGAGGGTTAACATAACCAGAATGGCAGTCAAAAGACCTAGTAGCAACTCAGCCGCAAACTGGGCGGTGACAACCAGTGAATTGAATTCGGCCGGTATGTGTATATACAGTCGCGTCAGGATAATTGAGAGGAGAATAACACCTGTCAGATAACAGATATCAGCGGCCAGGAGGACTGTGGGGTGTGAACGTAGAATTTCGCTGAATCGATCTGGGACTCCCGCCTCAGTACAAAGTGTTTCCAGTCGGCTGCGAGAGAAATCTCTCAGAGAAAAGCCCAGTAAACCTGAAAACAGGATCAAGGCGATGAGTACGGTAATAACCAGCGGGACCATTTGTCGATTAAATAACCAAATATCAGGGGAAGAAGTTGAAGCTGGAACTCAGCCAGTTCAGGTTAGAGTTTACCTTTTGGAAACTCAGAGATAAATCGGTAACTCGGGAATATTCTGATCATATTTCACTCTTCGCGGCGAGGAATCTGTAATTTCCAGCGATCAAAAATCTGCTGTTCGCGGGCTCTCATCACTTTTAATTCCTCTTCCGACAGGTCGTCGTAACCACACAGATGCAACAATCCGTGCACGACATACAGTAGAAATTCATCTGCAGCGGACCAGTGGTATTGTTCGGCCATGGAAATCGCCATCTCTGCTGAGATAATGACTTCACCTTCTATCGACTTCCCTGCTCCTCTGATGACTGATTGGTCCAGACTTTCGTTCTGGGAGCACTCCAGCAGAAAACTGAGCACGTCCGTGTCATAATCGTGTGACAGATATTGCTGATTCAATTCCCTGATTGTGGGGTTATCCACAATCGCCAGACTGATCTCTGCCTGGGTTACCTGCTCTGCTTCCAGCAGGTAGCGGACTGCGTCTTGAAGCTGGGGCTCATCAATCGCGAGAAGATTTTGAGAGTTCTGGATATCGATCTGATACTGGTCGGTTGTGTTCATTCCGTGGTTGATTACTTGATTATGCAGAACGTTCTTCGGGGTACTTGATGCGTCCGTGATAGATCCCAATCAGAGATTTCACCAGGGATTCTTCGACAATATTAATCTCACTCAATGTCAGCGAACATTCGTTAAACTGTCCGTCCAGCAACCGTTTCATCACCAGTGAATGGACCAGAGACTTAATCCGTTTCGGAGTTGGATCACTTAAGGTTCGACTGGCGCTTTCCACTGCGTCGGCTAACATCATGACCCCTGCTTCGCGAGTCTGCGGTTTAGGGCCGGGATAGCGGAAGGATGACTCTTCAGCATCGGTTTT
The genomic region above belongs to Gimesia chilikensis and contains:
- a CDS encoding ornithine cyclodeaminase, whose amino-acid sequence is MGDTTDKPSDLQKQSSLSVSEEIELQGHIIDSLLLPKILDEITVLGGDFSIDEISIGHSRSDSSRAQIKVTAPNEETLQTILTQIAQHGAVPLEQHDCLLAQADMGGAFPEGFYCTTNQKTEIRVDGNWIPVSLQEMDCGIVVSKDHKSAHCLPMADVQEGELVVLGTRGTRVFPIDRGAPEVAGFSFMNSTVSSEKPKGVTVREIAAEMRRAKQGAGKILVVAGPAVVHTGSRAYFSELIREGYVNLLFAGNALATHDIEESFYGTSLGISMEHGGSSEEGHEHHLRSINRIRRLGSIQNAVEQGVLTSGIMYECVKNQVPFLLAGSIRDDGPLPDVITDTVDAQRKMREMVEGVSFCLMIATTLHSIAVGNLLPASVRVVCVDINPATVTKLADRGTFQTVGLVTDVEPFLRVLLDEINKSS
- the xerC gene encoding tyrosine recombinase XerC, whose product is MHDAIDSFLRYLDIERNASELTLKSYSEDLGSLLEYLTEYEETLLSPDQIGISELRRYVAYLHECQYEKTTIARRLACLRSFFRYCCREGFTQTNPAKPLRTPRTGRKLPHFLTTDQIGALLEAPPANQKMGLRDRAILETLYSAGLRVSELVALNVSDWDQDANIIRVLGKGRKERIAPIGSYAAKALQRWTAEREGKPEFHPDADALFLNRLKTRLTSRSVGRMLEKYLLQTGLDKKTSPHTLRHSFATHLLDGGADLRSVQEMLGHKSLTTTQIYTHVSTARLRETYEKAHPHAQKQYKKR
- the dusB gene encoding tRNA dihydrouridine synthase DusB translates to MNQTLPPKPASRPAVCYGTLKLESRYLLSPLAGYTNLPFRRIVRELGGVGLATTDLVNARGLLEGSEKTLQLIQTCPEDSPFAVQIFGSKPEYMRDAAQLLESRGVDSIDINMGCPVNRIVKGGAGASMMCRPSDTVSLVQTVVDAVKIPVTVKMRLGWDDSDLSAPFFAREFEQVGIVAVAIHGRTREQGFKGTVNHDGIRQVVEAVESIPVIGNGDVTSIADADFMLKTTGCAGVSIGRGALANPWIFRQLVQWEQTGDCDPPGNFDERLELLLRQFRYLLEMTTENRAISMFRKMGHWYLKSMRVKPALRHEFQCAQTLADFDQAIRNIASQGPTSGSRTGTLPDMHIPVPGGPVERW
- a CDS encoding hemolysin family protein — encoded protein: MVPLVITVLIALILFSGLLGFSLRDFSRSRLETLCTEAGVPDRFSEILRSHPTVLLAADICYLTGVILLSIILTRLYIHIPAEFNSLVVTAQFAAELLLGLLTAILVMLTLPWTLSRIAGEQFLQRSWPLVRWIPVFLSPVTWLSWKIDEFSHRLAGKEENKNGREANISEEILSVVEEGARGGILESEAGKMIQRVMELQDEDVGAIMTQRMDMEYISVTATLDEALLKFIDVGHSRIPVIGESTDDIVGILYARELLKHYSKENQNLNSAEQLTIKDLMFTPFYIPETTGIDSLLETMQKEHVHMAIVIDEYGGVAGLVTMEDVLEEIVGDIVDEFDEEEEQMIFELGENLVEVDARVHIDDLNEQYDYGLPEGKDFDTIGGFVITQFGKVPLPGETMTWQQLRIEVIESDERRISKLRIELDPSLMEEIDADV
- the ybeY gene encoding rRNA maturation RNase YbeY; amino-acid sequence: MNTTDQYQIDIQNSQNLLAIDEPQLQDAVRYLLEAEQVTQAEISLAIVDNPTIRELNQQYLSHDYDTDVLSFLLECSQNESLDQSVIRGAGKSIEGEVIISAEMAISMAEQYHWSAADEFLLYVVHGLLHLCGYDDLSEEELKVMRAREQQIFDRWKLQIPRREE